The DNA region ATGCTATCCATTAAATTTTTGACTTCCAATCCAAGTTCGGTATCCCCTTCAATTTTCAAGCGACGTTGAAAGAATAAAGTATCGGGATCTTCTTTACGGCCGGCAATTAAGATCAAGTCATTTAAACAGCCCGAAAAACTCGCATCTTCGGCTTGCGGGCCATCCGAGACGATAAGTTTGTCACCTTTAAAGCTGATCATCCAAGACAGATTAAGGTCACTGATCTCAACTTTTAACCAACGGTCTTGTAAAAATTCAAAATCACCATCTTCTAATGCTTCATGGAATACTTGCTGTAAAGCCTCCAATAGAACTTTACTTTGGAGACGCTGTGGCAAAAGTTGAACCGGTTTTTTTAATACACGTGCCGCACTGACAACCATGTGAGAACGAATAGCTGAAAACATAATAACTCCCTCAATATATTCGCTTACTGTAATAAAGACTGAAAAAGCGTCTCTGCGTTAAATCAAGAAATATAGATTTAATGTTATAAATACCCACTAATTGCTTAGTCCCTACCCCTTTATGACACTTTTTTACAAAATGCGCCGACCAAGCATTATTGATCGCAGCAAACCTGCCTTATATCAATTTCCTGCCATGCAAACTGCCTAAAATACGTTATAAATTCAGAATATAAGGTTTAAAGGATGGAACTTCTTTGCCCTGCTGGAAATTTACCAGCACTCAAAACTGCCATAGATTGTGGTGCAGATGCGGTTTATATTGGCTTTAAAGATGACACCAATGCACGTCATTTTGCCGGGCTCAATTTTAGCGGCAAAAAACTCGATAAAGCGGTTCAATATGTTCATGATAATAATAAAAAAATTCATATCGCGTTGAATACTTTCGCACATCCCTATGGGTTCAATCGCTGGACCGATGCAGTAGACCAAGCCGCCGCTCTTGAAGTGGATGCATTAATAGTGGCAGATATTGCACTACTAGAATACGCCTCGACCCAATACCCTGAAATGGAGCTGCATTTATCGGTGCAAGCTTCGGCGACGAATAGCGCAGCTGTGGCTTTTTATGCCAATAATTTTAATGTGAAACGTGTGGTTCTACCGCGGGTATTATCCATTCATCAAGTGAAGCAACTTTCTCGAAGTATCCCTGCCAATGTTGAGCTTGAAGTGTTCGCTTTTGGTAGTTTGTGCATCATGGCAGAGGGACGTTGCTACTTGTCATCTTACATGACAGGTGAATCGCCAAATACCGTGGGGGCTTGTTCACCGGCAAAATATGTCCGTTGGCAAGAGACTGATTTAGGGCTTGAATCACGACTTAATAGCATTTTGATTGATCGTTATACGAAAGGTGAGAATGCAGGTTATCCAACATTATGTAAAGGTCGTTTTGATATCAACATTACTGGTGAAAATCAGCGTTACCATGTATTAGAAGAACCCACCAGCCTTAATACCTTATCTATGCTGCCTGAGTTATTTGCTGCCAATGTGGCTTCAGTCAAAATAGAAGGTCGCCAACGTAGCCCGGCTTATGTAGAGCAAGTGACTCGAACTTGGCGCGCCGCCATTGATCGCTACTTAGCCAATCCAGATACCTATCAGATTGAACCACAATGGGATGTGACGCTCGCCAATGTTTCAGAAGGAACGCAAACCACGCTTGGTGCGTATCACCGTAAATGGCAATAAGGAATGAATACATGAGCAATAATACCGACATGAAATACTCTCTTGGCCCACTACTGTACTTTTGGCCAAAATGCGATGTAGAACATTTCTACCAGCAAGCACAACAAAGCCAAGCAGATATTATTTATCTGGGTGAAACCGTCTGTTCAAAACGTCGAGAGGTAAAAGCCAAGCATTGGTTTGATATCGCAAAAGCATTAACCAATTCAGGTAAGCAGGTCGTGTTATCAACCATGGCTCTAATCGAAGCACCAAGTGAAGTCAATGTCATGAAGAAATACATCGATAATGGTGACTTCGTAATTGAAGCTAATGATGTGTCTGGTATTCAATTAGCCAGCGAAGCTAAAGTACCATTTGTGGTTGGCCCTTCGGTGAATGCCTACAATGCTCAGACCTTAAAACTATTTTCTAAGCAAGGTATGATCCGCTGGTGCATGCCGGTGGAGTTATCCCGAGATTGGCTCAACAACGTACTCAATCAATGTGATGACATTGGTATTCGTAACCAATTTGAAATCGAAGTATTCAGCTATGGTTATTTGCCATTGGCTTACTCTGCTCGCTGCTTTACTGCAAGGGCAGAAAACAAAGCTAAAGACGATTGCGAAACCTGCTGCATTCACTATCCAACCGGTATCCAGGTGAACAGTCAAGAAGGCCAAGAGATATTTAAC from Vibrio casei includes:
- the ubiT gene encoding ubiquinone anaerobic biosynthesis accessory factor UbiT gives rise to the protein MFSAIRSHMVVSAARVLKKPVQLLPQRLQSKVLLEALQQVFHEALEDGDFEFLQDRWLKVEISDLNLSWMISFKGDKLIVSDGPQAEDASFSGCLNDLILIAGRKEDPDTLFFQRRLKIEGDTELGLEVKNLMDSIDLELLPKPLTLLLNQLAEFVDKGMKYNKHKVLETLTV
- the ubiU gene encoding ubiquinone anaerobic biosynthesis protein UbiU — its product is MELLCPAGNLPALKTAIDCGADAVYIGFKDDTNARHFAGLNFSGKKLDKAVQYVHDNNKKIHIALNTFAHPYGFNRWTDAVDQAAALEVDALIVADIALLEYASTQYPEMELHLSVQASATNSAAVAFYANNFNVKRVVLPRVLSIHQVKQLSRSIPANVELEVFAFGSLCIMAEGRCYLSSYMTGESPNTVGACSPAKYVRWQETDLGLESRLNSILIDRYTKGENAGYPTLCKGRFDINITGENQRYHVLEEPTSLNTLSMLPELFAANVASVKIEGRQRSPAYVEQVTRTWRAAIDRYLANPDTYQIEPQWDVTLANVSEGTQTTLGAYHRKWQ
- a CDS encoding U32 family peptidase, with the protein product MKYSLGPLLYFWPKCDVEHFYQQAQQSQADIIYLGETVCSKRREVKAKHWFDIAKALTNSGKQVVLSTMALIEAPSEVNVMKKYIDNGDFVIEANDVSGIQLASEAKVPFVVGPSVNAYNAQTLKLFSKQGMIRWCMPVELSRDWLNNVLNQCDDIGIRNQFEIEVFSYGYLPLAYSARCFTARAENKAKDDCETCCIHYPTGIQVNSQEGQEIFNLNGIQTQSGYCYNLGNDLQSMKGLVDIVRLSPLSIETLETLAQFKLNEQSKNTIQTNSKSCNGYWHQVAGLTLI